One window of the Carassius auratus strain Wakin chromosome 20, ASM336829v1, whole genome shotgun sequence genome contains the following:
- the fmo5 gene encoding dimethylaniline monooxygenase [N-oxide-forming] 5, whose amino-acid sequence MAKRVAVIGGGTSGLACIKCCLDEGLEPVCFETSDDIGGLWRFKENPDPDRASIYHSLIINTSKEMMCFSDFPIPAHFPNYMHNSLIMDYFRMYADHFQLKRHIRFQTKVLHVTPRPDFSHSGQWDVETESKDGHREKQVFDAVMVCTGHHCHPHLPLQDFPGINTFKGKFFHSRDYKNPEEWRGKRVVVIGIGNSGGDIAVELSRMAKQVYLSTRRGSWILNRVGDKGVPSDMLFNNRMSNWLIQMLPVGFINNFGEKQLNKRFNHKLYGLQPAHRIFSQHPMVNDDLPNRILSGTVSVKPNIQEFRGSSVVFEDGTVEDDIDLVVFATGYTFSFPFLSSHVIPVSKNKVSLYKYIYPPGLERPTLAVIGLIQPLGAIMPISEMQARWATRVFKGLCKLPPMTGMIKDIKAKEEAMARRYVAAQRHTIQVDYIPYMDELAKEVSVRPSILKLLLTDPRLALNVIFGPCTPYQFRLHGPGRWDGARQAILSQWDRVNKPLRTRCTPEPQSQRSSLSLIFSVSVAVLVSALYYSRASLHTLIADPSSLLDKIRAFIPWPLTRQ is encoded by the exons ATGGCTAAACGTGTTGCTGTGATTGGAGGAGGAACTTCTGGGCTTGCCTGTATCAAATGCTGCCTGGATGAAGGTCTGGAGCCAGTGTGTTTTGAGACTAGTGATGACATTGGAGGACTATGGAGGTTTAAG GAAAACCCAGATCCAGATCGTGCTAGCATTTACCACTCTTTGATTATCAACACTTCAAAGGAGATGATGTGTTTCAGTGACTTCCCGATCCCTGCCCACTTCCCAAACTACATGCACAACTCCCTCATCATGGACTACTTCCGCATGTACGCTGACCACTTCCAGCTCAAACGGCACATCCGCTTCCAG ACAAAAGTTCTTCATGTTACACCAAGGCCAGACTTCTCTCACTCTGGACAGTGGGATGTAGAAACGGAGTCCAAAGATGGTCATAGAGAGAAGCAGGTGTTTGATGCTGTGATGGTTTGCACTGGACACCACTGTCACCCTCATCTCCCTCTGCAGGACTTTCCAG GAATAAACACGTTTAAGGGAAAATTCTTCCACAGTCGTGACTACAAAAACCCTGAAGAATGGCGAGGGAAGAGGGTTGTTGTGATTGGTATTGGGAACTCTGGAGGAGATATTGCTGTGGAGCTGAGCAGAATGGCCAAACAG GTTTATCTGAGCACACGAAGGGGATCTTGGATACTAAATCGTGTAGGAGACAAAGGTGTTCCATCAGATATGTTGTTTAATAACAGAATGAGTAATTGGCTTATTCAAATGTTGCCTGTTGGATTTATCAACAATTTTGGAGAGAAACAACTCAATAAACGGTTCAACCACAAGCTCTATGGGCTGCAGCCTGCGCACAG AATTTTCAGCCAACATCCCATGGTCAATGATGACTTGCCAAACCGCATCCTCTCCGGTACCGTCTCAGTCAAGCCGAACATACAAGAGTTTCGTGGGTCAAGTGTGGTGTTTGAGGATGGCACTGTTGAAGATGACATTGATCTGGTGGTGTTTGCCACAGGCTACACTTTCTCATTCCCCTTCCTGTCATCCCATGTAATTCCTGTCTCCAAGAACAAAGTATCCCTGTACAAATACATATATCCCCCAGGACTGGAGCGGCCAACTTTAGCCGTGATTGGTCTGATCCAGCCTCTGGGAGCCATTATGCCCATCTCTGAGATGCAGGCGCGCTGGGCCACTCGTGTTTTTAAAG GTCTGTGCAAACTGCCTCCAATGACTGGAATGATTAAGGACATTAAAGCAAAAGAGGAAGCAATGGCTCGAAG GTATGTGGCCGCCCAGAGACACACCATCCAGGTGGACTACATCCCCTACATGGATGAGTTGGCTAAAGAAGTGAGTGTCCGTCCTTCTATCCTGAAGTTGCTGCTGACAGACCCTAGACTGGCTCTGAACGTCATCTTTGGGCCCTGCACCCCATACCAGTTTCGTCTTCACGGACCGGGACGATGGGACGGTGCTCGTCAGGCCATCCTGTCTCAGTGGGATCGAGTCAACAAGCCCCTGAGAACACGCTGCACACCAGAGCCGCAGTCTCAGCGCTCCTCTCTTTCACTGATATTCTCGGTGTCTGTTGCAGTGCTGGTGTCTGCTCTGTATTACAGCAGAGCCAGTCTGCACACACTCATAGCAGACCCTTCATCACTCCTGGACAAGATCAGGGCTTTTATACCATGGCCACTGACCAGACAGTGA
- the si:dkey-239i20.4 gene encoding dimethylaniline monooxygenase [N-oxide-forming] 5 — MAKRVAVIGAGSSGLTSIKCCLDERLEPVCFESSDDIGGLWRFKERPEADRCSIYRSVIVNTSKEMMCYSDFPVPDHYPNFMHNSMIIQYFKLYAKHFNLLKHIHFQTTVRRVRQRPDFSDSGQWEVVTMDRDGQEETHVFDGVLVCAGHYTQPIKPLSHFPGIDTFPGTIIHSWEYKDPDPYLGKSVVVVGIGNSGGDIAVELSRTCEKTFLSTRKGAWVIGRMVGRGLPLDMTMVRRVRDLIYSLLPRALLNWFGERTLNQRHDHKLYGLQPAHRILDQRTIINDDLAGRILVGQLVMKPNVQKFQGSTVVFDDGTVEEKIDAVILCTGYDYKFSFLPASLNSGSDGDMKLYKRVFPPSLEHPTLAIMGLLQTKGPIMPAVELQARWATRVIAGLNHLPPAEKMDKIIEKDIQAYLKSYPCPKLAALQVDYIPYLDTIAKEVGVCPNIAWLLLRDPAVGLRVFFGPCTPYQFRLSGPGHWSGARQAILTQWDRVAKPMKTRPIPESSSFSLFFWLGLSGGAAVIFALMAMQKKFPLFLNID, encoded by the exons ATGGCTAAGCGTGTGGCTGTGATTGGAGCAGGCAGCTCTGGACTGACCTCCATCAAATGCTGCTTGGATGAAAGGCTGGAGCCTGTGTGCTTTGAGAGCAGTGATGATATTGGAGGACTCTGGAGGTTTAAG GAAAGACCTGAAGCAGACCGTTGCAGCATTTATCGTTCTGTTATAGTGAACACCTCTAAAGAGATGATGTGCTACAGTGATTTCCCTGTGCCGGATCATTACCCCAACTTCATGCACAACTCTATGATCATCCAGTACTTCAAACTCTATGCTAAGCACTTCAACCTGCTCAAACACATTCACTTTCAG ACCACAGTTCGCCGTGTGAGACAAAGGCCTGATTTCTCTGACTCTGGTCAGTGGGAGGTGGTGACCATGGACAGAGATGGACAAGAGGAGACACATGTATTTGACGGTGTGCTAGTGTGTGCAGGACACTACACACAACCCATCAAACCCCTCTCACACTTCCCAG GTATTGACACATTCCCAGGGACAATAATTCATAGTTGGGAATATAAGGACCCTGATCCTTACCTTGGGAAGAGCGTTGTTGTGGTTGGGATTGGGAATTCTGGTGGAGACATTGCCGTGGAGCTCAGCAGGACATGTGAGAAG ACATTCCTGAGTACCCGGAAAGGTGCTTGGGTCATAGGTCGCATGGTTGGTAGAGGGCTTCCTCTAGATATGACAATGGTCAGACGAGTTCGAGATCTGATTTACAGCCTCCTGCCTCGAGCTCTGCTCAACTGGTTTGGGGAGAGAACCCTCAATCAGAGACACGACCATAAGCTGTATGGACTACAGCCTGCTCACAG GATCCTCGATCAGCGTACCATTATAAACGATGACCTTGCAGGTCGTATTCTGGTAGGACAACTGGTGATGAAGCCAAATGTGCAGAAGTTTCAAGGCTCAACGGTTGTCTTTGATGATGGGACTGTTGAAGAGAAGATTGATGCAGTGATCTTATGCACAGGATATGATTATAAATTCTCCTTCCTCCCAGCCTCCTTAAACTCTGGTTCTGATGGAGATATGAAACTCTACAAAAGAGTCTTCCCTCCATCTCTTGAGCATCCAACACTGGCCATCATGGGTCTGCTGCAGACCAAAGGTCCGATCATGCCAGCTGTAGAGCTACAGGCACGCTGGGCCACCAGAGTCATTGCAG GACTAAACCATCTTCCTCCAGCTGAGAAAATGGATAAAATAATTGAGAAAGACATACAAGCCTATTTAAAGAG TTACCCCTGTCCCAAACTGGCTGCCCTTCAGGTGGACTACATCCCTTATCTAGACACTATAGCAAAGGAAGTGGGTGTCTGTCCCAACATTGCTTGGCTGCTCCTGAGGGACCCAGCCGTTGGTTTGAGGGTTTTCTTCGGGCCCTGTACTCCCTACCAGTTTCGACTGAGCGGACCGGGGCACTGGAGTGGTGCTCGTCAGGCCATCCTTACCCAGTGGGATCGTGTGGCCAAACCCATGAAGACACGTCCCATTCCAGAATCTTCATCCTTCAGTTTATTCTTTTGGCTGGGCCTATCAGGAGGGGCTGCAGTGATTTTTGCTTTAATGGCAATGCAAAAGAAGTTCCCACTGTTTCTGAATATTGATTAG